The Streptomyces sp. NBC_01276 genome contains the following window.
ACGAGCTGACGGCCATCTACCACCAGGTGCCCCGCTCCGGTGGCCTGGTGGCCTCCGCCCAGCTGACCGTACCGAGCCCGTTCACCATCGCCCGGGAACGGATCCAGGCCCGGTGGCCCTCGGCCGACGAACAGGTTGTCGCCTTCCGGGGCTGGATGACCGCCTTCGAGGACCACCGCAACCAGCGCATCCGTGGCCGGCTCCCGATCCCGCACCAGATGTTCGACGCCGTCCTACGCGACCTGCACCAGTGGTTCACCACCGGACGCGAGCCCGACCACCGGCTGATCCCCGGCTACTTCGAGGCGGCACTATGACCGCCGCCTGCCTCTACTGCCGCCACATCGCCGCAGCGTCTCCCGGATACACCGTTCGCCCCGCGCTGCGGGACCTCGGCTCGCCGGCCCCGCGGTGCGGCCTCCACTGGCGCCACACCTGCCAGGTCTGCCAACAGCCCCGCCACTTCATGGCCATCGCGTACTGCCCGAAGGCCGACGCCTACTTCTGCGACAGCTGCGCCACGGGCATCGAGACCGTCCCGGCATCGTTCCACGGCTGGGGCTATTACTTCCGCTACCGCTCGCCGTGGTCCGGTGAGCCGGAGCCGTCGCTGGACTGGCTGGAGTACGAACGCCGCCACCCGGCGCTGCTTCGCGGGCCCAGCCCGGCCGCAGTCTCGGCCGAACGCTGGCTGCCGCGTCCCACCGGCGCGGAGGCCCAGCAGCCAGCCGACCTCGCCGACGTCGATGTCCACGCGCTGTGGGACAAGAACGCCCGGCCGTGGGACGCCGCCTTCGACGACCACGGCGACAAGCACCGCAAGTACGTCACCGATGAGCCCATGCTCGCCCTGCTCGGACCTGCCCACGGCCGCCGGATCCTGGACCTCGGGTGCGGCAACGGCTACCTGTGCCGGAGCCTGGCCCGAGCCGGCGCTCACGTCACTGGTGTCGACGTGAGCGAGGAGATGATCCGGACAGCGGCCGCGTACGAAGAGGCCGCCCCGCTCGGCATCCGCTACCTCGTTGCGTCGGCCACCGCCCTTCAGGGCCTCACTGATGCCTCCTTCGACGCGATCGTCTGTAACCACGTCCTGACTAGCGTCGACGACTACGAGACCGCTCTGGCCGAGGCCCACCGGGTCCTGCACCCCAGCGGTCGGATGACCGCGGTGATCAGCCACCCCTGCTTCTCCTGCGGCCCGCGCCGCTGGCAGCCACCGGCCGTCGACTCCCCCAGACCGGAGGAGGCCACCGGCTACCTCGTCGACTACTACCTCGATCCGGGTGCCCACCTGCTGGACGACTGGCCCGGCTTTTCGCCTGTGCCGTACTTCCACCGGCCGCTCACCGCATATTGGCGGGCATTCCGCGCTGCCGGCTTCGACATCGAGGACTTCACCGAACCCGGCCCCACCAGTGAAGCCCGCGCCCAGCTCGCGCCCTGGGAGTACGACCAGGCAGAGCGCATCCCGCTGTCCTGCATCTTCCAACTCGCCCCGACCTGACCCATCGGAGGACACCGTGCTGCCCAACAGGCTGCAGACCGACCCGTACCTGACCTGCGTCCGCCCCGGCGACCGGCCGTCGGTCATCTACATGACCGATACCAAGGGCCCCACTTGGCCCGTGATCACCGACTCCGGCACCGCCGCCTTTGGCGTGATCGGTCTCGACCGCCGCGTCGACTGGCACCACGACCGCGCGGCCCTTGCAGCCCTGGAGAAAGCGGCCACGGCGCCCATCGACACCAGCGTCCTCGTCGCCGAGTTCGGGCAGGCGACGGTGGGGCAACTGGTGGCCAAGGGCTGGCTCCAGGCCCCCGACGACCTGTGTCGCGAGTACCGGCTGCTGACCGGGCAGGTCGAGATCAGCGCCCACTGCAACTGGGGCTGCCGCTCCTGCCCGGTCTCCACAGACCCCAAGCCCCGCGCCACGATGCCGATGGACCTCTTCACGGAGATCATCGGCAAGCTCGCCCCGTACGAGACCGTCAAGTTCGTCACGTTCCACTTCTTCAACGAGCCCACCCTCGACCGGCACTTCACCGACCGCGTCGAGGTCCTGCGCGAGCACGGCATGAAGCTGTCCCTGTTCAGTAACGTCAGTGCCCTTACCCCGGCCAAGATCAAGGCGATCGGGGACGCCGACGTCCTGTACGACCTGATCGTCAACCTGCCCAGCCTCGACCCGGCCGAGTTCCGCACCCTGACCGGAGCCCGCACTTTCCACACCAGCCTCGCCAACCTCGACGCGGCCATCGACGCCGGCTGGCCGGTGAAGATCGCAGTGAACGGCGTCGGTGACGACGTGTACCGCAACGTCGAGGCGATCAAGAAGCGCTACGAGCACCGCGGCGTGACCGTGTACGCCACTCAAGCCAGCGACCGTGCCGGCGAACTCGCCAACGAGTTTGCCCAGAACCTCCACATCACCGGGCCCCTGACCGGCTGCAGCTGGCCGGTCAACCACGCCTACTTCTCCGTGACCGGCGACCTGTTCATCTGCTGCAACGACTACCACCAGCGGGAGGTCTTCGGAAACATCCGCGACAGCTCCCTGCACGACATCATGACCAGCCCCGCCGCCGTCCAGGTCCGGCGCAGGGTTTTCGGCGTCCAGGAGGCCCCCGACGACTACATCTGCCGCGGCTGTCACGACCAGAAGCCCGACTTCCCGCACCGGCAGTTCCGGCCCCTGCACGCCTTCCCGCTCCTCAACACCAACACGGCCAGCCGGGCCTGCCCGAAGGCCGGGTGACCGAGATGACCGAGCCCCTGGTGAAGATCTGGTACGTCAGCCCCCAACGCCTGTGCAACCTGGCCTGTGACTACTGCGTCTCGACCGGCGACTACGCCAAGAGCAACCTCGTCCACTGGAAGAACGACAACGACCGCGAGAACTTCGCCACCACCGTCCAGTGGATCGCCGCCCAGCCGTTCCCCGTCGGAGTCCGCCTGGCCACCCTCGGCGAGCCGTTCGCTTCCCTCGAGTTCCTCGAACAGGCCGCGTGGCTAACCCGACAGCCCAACGTTCGCTTCGTCGAGCTGCTCACCAACGGCACCCTGCTCAAGAACCGCCTGCCCCGCATCGCTGCCGACGCCGACTTCACCAAGCTGTCGCTGTGGGCCACCCACCACCACACCCAGGTCCCCGTCGCCCGGTTCATCGACAACCTCGCCTTCGCCCAGAAGGAGTGCGGCCTGTTCGTCGTCGCCAACGGCCTGCTGTTCCCGGACAACGCCGACAGCATCCGCGAACTGCGCACCGCCGCGGAGAACGCCGGCCTGCGCTTCAACCTCGACCCGGGCTACGACCCCGGGACAGCCCGCGGCCAATACGACGACCTCCCCGACATGTCGCCCATCCTCGCCACGCCTACCGGGATCACCCGAGCCGTCGAGCTCGGCGCAGACCAGGACCTCCTGAACATCAACCTGCTCGCCCTCGCCGACCCCGGCGGACGCCCCTGCGCTGCCGGCCACGACTACCTGTTCATCGGCATCGATGGCGAGGTCTACCCCTGCTCGCGCTACTACGTCCAGCGCCACGGCCGCCTGGGCAGCACCCTCGACCCCGGCTTCCGGCTGCCCCTACGTCCCGAGCCCTACCAGCCGTGCGCGGCCCGTTCCGGCTGCTGCAACAAGGAGGACTTCCTCAACCTCCAGCCCGCCCGTGACCAGGCACGCCCCTACGCCCCCAGCCTCGGCTGGACCGGCCCCTGACCCGCTCGCCACGACGGAAGGCACCCCGCATGCGCGTTCACAGCCTCACCTGGCCCGAATACGCCGAACGCATCCACGACCACCTCGTGGTCCTGCCGATCGGCGCCATCGAAGCCCACGGCCCGCACCTGCCGCTCGGCACCGACACCATCCTGGCCGGGCACCTTGCCGATCAGCTGGCCACACGCGTCCCCGCGCTCGTGTTGCCCCCGCTCGCCTACGGCTTCAAGACCGACCCTCTCCGGGCCGGCGGCGAGTTCCCCGGCATGACCAACCTCCGCGCCACCACCATGACCGGCGTCGTCCAGGACATCCTCACGGCTTCATACCGCCATGGTGCCCGCTGCTTCCTCATCCTGCACGGCCACATCGCGAACACCGCCGCCGTCTTCGACGCCGCCGACACCTTCCTCACCCAGGCCCCCGACGCCAGAATCATGGCCGCGGCCTGGTGGGACTTCGCCCCGGAGGACACTCGCAACGAGATTGCCGCAGAGACCGGAGTCCCGCGCACCGAAGACCACCACGCGGCCCTCGTCGAAACCAGCCTCACCATGCACGTCGCACCCGAGGACGTTCGTGCCCACCTGCTGGCCGACGACGACGTCCCCCGCCGCCCGAGCTACCTGATCCTCCCCGCCCCCGAAGACACGAAGACCAAGACCGGCGTCATCTACCGCGCCAGCAAGGCCACACCCGAAATCGGGGCACGCCTCATGCCGGCCATCATCGACAACCTCACCGAGGCCGTGAAGACCGAACTGGCGTCGTAACACCCCGCCGAGGCGGCTGGAGCTCAGCCCTTGCAGTTGGCCGCCGGCCGCCCAGCGAACGCCACAATCTCCCCGAGTCCCGGCCCGTAGCCGTCACTCGTGTCCACTAGCAGCGTCGGCACGTCCATCGCGATCGGGACCCACGACTCCAGAGGCCGCTCGCCGTTGCGGATCGCCTTCAACAGCTCCTGGTCGGCGTGGGCTGCCCGCTGGGCGCTCTCCTCGGCTCGCCGCACGATACGCTCGTGCGCCACCGCACTGTCCACGGTGCACCGAACCACCCGGATATCCGCGATCTCCGCCAATGGCTCCAGGTTTGGCCGCCACAACTTGTCTTGGAACGCCGCCTCTGCCACCACGGTGACGCCTGCCTCCAGCATGGTCCGCAGCACGTCGAAGAACACGGTCAGCGTCCGCTTGGTCAGCGGATCGCCCGTACTCGCCTCGAAGCCCGGCGTGGAGTGGACCATCCCCTCCTTGATCTCATCCCGGCACACCGCCGGACAGCCCAGCGACCGGGCGATCTCATGTGCCAGCGTGGTCTTGCCGGTACCTGCAGGACCACTTACCACAACCAGGGTCGGAGACGTCATGGGCGCATTGTTCCACCATGAGTCGCCCAACGGCCTTGAAATCCGTGTGACGGTCTCTGCAAACCGACGCCATGAGGTCGGACGCCTGGGACGCGCCCGCCAGGCCGTGGTCGACATGCGGCGCCTGCTCTCCCCGTACCTACGCCGAGGCATTCCGGCCGTTGCCAGCCTGGACGCCCAGGCAGCCGCATACCCCGTCCAGGTACTTTGACCAGGTCACGACGAGGCACGAGGGGAAGCGCATGGCACAGTCGCTGGAAATCGAACCGATCGGCATTGTCGTCGGAGGCCGGACCGAGCCCACGGACGATCACTGGGGTGGTCCCGCGATCATCCGGCTGAACCCCGACTTCCCGGCGGAGGTCGTCAAGGGCCTGGAGGAATTCTCGCATCTCGTGGTGGTGTGGCACTTCCACAAGGCATCCCCGACCGATGTCGCCCTCCACGCGCGAAGCCCCCGTAACAACCTGGACTGGCCGCCCACCGGGACCTTCGTCCACCGCAACCACCGTCGACCGAACCAGCTCGCGCAGTCCTTCCCCCGGCTCGTGAAGGTCGAGGGCCTGGACCTGCACGTCGTAGATCTCGACGCGATCGACGGCACACCCATCTACGATGTCGCGCCCTACTTCCAAGAGATGGGACCACGCGGGGAGGTACGAGAGCCGAACTGGCCGGCCGAGATGCTGGCTGACTACTGGGAATGAGAGCAGCTGGCGTCGCCTAATCGACAGGTCGGGCGTCGCCGCAGATTCTGGCGGCTGTGGTGCGGGTGGAGGCGGTGTTGGTGGCTCAGCCGATGTAGGGGTAGGTGCCGGCGAGGTAGTCGCCGATCTGCTGGCGCATGCTGGCGTGGATGTTGTAGCGGTCGAGGTCGGCGGGCTGGATGAAGCGGACGCCGTCGGCCTCGTCGTTGATGGTGGGCTCGCCGCCGACCGGACGGCCGATGTAGGTGTTCTCGTACTGCTGGCGGATCTCGCCGTCGGTGTAGGCGACGATGTGGCGGGGGTTGGTATAGACCCCGAGGAAGCCGGTGATCTCGGCTTCGATGCCGGTCTCCTCCAGGCATTCACGCACGGCGCACTGGGCTGCGGTCTCGCCGATGTCCTGGGCTCCGCCGGGCAAGGCCCACTGGCCGGTGTCGCGGCGACGCTGGAGCAGGATGGCGCCGCTGCTGTCGACGACGAGCAGGTTGCTGGCGGGGATGAGTGTGTTTGCTTTGGGCGCGGCGGGGTCGTTGTAGTACTCAGTCCTGCCCATATGCGGCGGTCCCCTCTTGGTTGGGAGTCCAGGGCCCCAACACAGTGATCATCGGAGATTCCCTCGAGGGTGTCCGCACAGGCATCGAAGGTGGAGCCCTCATCATCGGTGTCGCCTCCGGCAAGACCACTGTCGACGAACTGACCGAAGCGGGCACAGATGTTGTACTCGAAAGCCTTGAGGACACAGCCCAGGGGTTGTGCGAGTGAAGTCCCTCACGACTGAGCGTAGTTGAGTCGAGGTGTGTCAGGTCAAGTGGTGTCAGCGAGAGCCCAGAGCACGCATGTACTGAACGAACTCGCGTGCTTGGGGATCACTGTGGTACCGCTGGGTGAGGACAGCAGCCAGGTCGCCAGCGACCATGCTCAGCGAAGGCAGCGACTGTCGATCACTACGCAGTGCCTGTTCGCCGTACGTGAGGGCAGCTCCTAGATCACCTTCCCGCGCCGCAACGACTCCCAGGGTGATGCGGGCCTCGGCATTGCGCATGGGGGAACGCTCCGTCCCGTCAAAATCCACCCCGGCCTGGAGGACTTCGCGCGCCAGAGTCTCGGCGATCTGGTTGTCGCCGACCTTGCGATAGCAGTCCATGGAGTAGAAGTCCCACTTGTTCGGGTCTACCACGAAGTGGTTCTGCACATTCTCCGGATAAGGCATGGACTCAAGGAGAGTCCGGCCGGCATCGAGTGCGACTTCTGTCTGACGCCGATCTCCGATCCTTGCCCATGCCTTGGCCTTCTGTGCCAGTAGCTGGACAGCCACGGATTCGCTGGGTGCGGCGGCGAGACCGGCGTCGGCGGCGGCGATTACACCGCGCATGTCTCCGTTCGTGAGGGCGAACCATGCGCGCATTTCGTGAGCCCACCCCTGAATCCCTGTGTGTCCGACCTCGTGGCCAATCGACAGGGCTGCTTGCCGGGTGGCCTCCGCGTGGCTGCGGGTGTCACCCCCGCCGTCGTACTCCACGCATCCCACGAGCAAGGTGAGCATCCCTGCGAGGAAGAGCACCTCACGGTGCTGTGCGAGTGTGAGTCGCTGGTGCTGCATGCTGACGACTCGGTTGAGCCACGCCCGGCCCTCGACTAGCAACTGATCGCCAGGCATGTAGGCGTACTCCGTACAGAGCCTGTCGACTGTGATGCGGAGTGCGTCCAAGGTGGCTTCGTCGATGTCTGAAGCCCGCAGCCGTGCGACGATCTCGACGGTGTCCATCCCTGAGACATCCCTCACCTCGACGCTTCCGTCCCTACGGTGGTCCACTGGGAAGAACGCGTGGGTGGTTGTGCCGAAGACGGCTGCGATCAGAGCCTTGTGGTCTCGTGGCGCGACTGCGCCGGACTCCCAGCGGCGCCACGATCGCGCGAGGGCCCTGTCGTCGGACAGCTCATGGGTTGAGTGAGCGCGCATGGCGCGGGCAGCGTCGAGAGGGCTCCAGCCGCGAGCCGCACGCTCGGACTCCATGCGTCGCGCCCAGCTGGGGCGGTCGTCGATCATGTCGTGCCTTCCACCTAGCCGTCGGGCGTCTCTCCTTAGCGAGTCTCGCACGTAGGGTCGCGACCCGAGCACGGACTGCGGGGACAGAGCGGGGGCATTTGAGGTGCCCCCCGTGTCCGCCCTTTCGACGGTAACCGTCCACCTACAGAGTGTCGATCGTGTCGCTCTACTGCGGGCTTGGACCCGAGGTTGCCAGGGGAAAGTGAGCGTCGCACGGCTCAACGAGGAGCCGGCCGGGATGACAGTGGCGAGGGGATGACTGTGCTGAGAGAGAGCAGTGTCAGGGCGGGGTTGATCGTTGAATGTGACCGTCGATGTTCCCGGTGTGCCTGTCGCCTCAGCCGCTATAACCGTGAGGTCCGCTGCAGCGGGTGCCTTCGAACTCCCGCGAGTTCACCCCCGGCACCTCCTCAGGTCCTGCCAGAGGTATGGACCGATGCGAGTGTTCGGGAGGCGCTCGCCGCCAGGGACTTCGGGAGGTTGTGCACTCTCGTGAGGGAGATCAGCCACCTTCGACAGGATGACATGGCCACGCTAACTGGGCTGAGTCAGCCATTCTTGTCGATGCTGGAATCGGGTGCGCGCCGCCTGGCCAACATCGACAAGATCGTCTGCCTGCTTGATGGCCTGCAGGCCCCACTCGAACTCACTGGCTTGATCCTGCGGACGCAGGTCGACTCGGCTCTGGTCGGCTAGTCCACTGTGACCTCAGCTTGGTGTATAGACCCACGACCTCGCTGAGTGCAGTACTACCTGGGTGAAATCACTGGCTGAATGCGCCAACTCACCGCAGATGAAGCAGAGTTGAAGCGGCACGTCTAGTCGATAGCGCCGCAGGATGGCGAGATCCATGGTGGGGTAAATGGGCTGAAATTGGATCAGCGTCTGACCGAGATCGCCCCTAGGAGCTGACCTGAGCGGCCTGCGCCCAATGGGCGGGGCTCAGCCAAGGTCCATCCGCTTGATTAAACGGCCCGTTGGTCCGCGGCCTCTATGCATAGGCTCACCGCTGCGGGTGCTCCGAACGGCCAGCCAAGCCAGCGCAGACTTCGCTGCGCATGAAAGTGGTGTGGGTCACGTTCCGGGGTGTCGAGCTGTTGGGCAGGAACGTGCAAGACGATGAAGACAGCCACCTTCAGGTCAGGGCAACGCGGAGTCTCGGCTCATTGAGAGTGACCATCGATTGGAGTCGCACGTGCTAGACGTAGGTCGCGTGAGCGCGACGCTTGCAATCGGCGGGCTCGGCGCCGATTCGCACTCTGTCGGGCTGTTCGTGCTCAAACGCGCGTTAGCCGATGCGGGATTTGAGATTCTCGACCTCGGGATCCAGAACGACTTTGAACGGTTCGCGGCCGTAGCGCACGACTACGATGCGGTGCTCGTTTCAAACATGGATGGCCACGCAGAGCATTATCTGCGTGATGTCCCCGCTCTTCCAGGAAACTGTGCGTGGTATCTGGGCGGACATCCGACCATTACCGGTGATACCGAGAATCTCCTTGCGCTCGGTTTCACCCGTGTGTACAGCACCTTCGTTGAAGTAGACGAAGTCG
Protein-coding sequences here:
- a CDS encoding methyltransferase domain-containing protein yields the protein MTAACLYCRHIAAASPGYTVRPALRDLGSPAPRCGLHWRHTCQVCQQPRHFMAIAYCPKADAYFCDSCATGIETVPASFHGWGYYFRYRSPWSGEPEPSLDWLEYERRHPALLRGPSPAAVSAERWLPRPTGAEAQQPADLADVDVHALWDKNARPWDAAFDDHGDKHRKYVTDEPMLALLGPAHGRRILDLGCGNGYLCRSLARAGAHVTGVDVSEEMIRTAAAYEEAAPLGIRYLVASATALQGLTDASFDAIVCNHVLTSVDDYETALAEAHRVLHPSGRMTAVISHPCFSCGPRRWQPPAVDSPRPEEATGYLVDYYLDPGAHLLDDWPGFSPVPYFHRPLTAYWRAFRAAGFDIEDFTEPGPTSEARAQLAPWEYDQAERIPLSCIFQLAPT
- a CDS encoding radical SAM/SPASM domain-containing protein translates to MLPNRLQTDPYLTCVRPGDRPSVIYMTDTKGPTWPVITDSGTAAFGVIGLDRRVDWHHDRAALAALEKAATAPIDTSVLVAEFGQATVGQLVAKGWLQAPDDLCREYRLLTGQVEISAHCNWGCRSCPVSTDPKPRATMPMDLFTEIIGKLAPYETVKFVTFHFFNEPTLDRHFTDRVEVLREHGMKLSLFSNVSALTPAKIKAIGDADVLYDLIVNLPSLDPAEFRTLTGARTFHTSLANLDAAIDAGWPVKIAVNGVGDDVYRNVEAIKKRYEHRGVTVYATQASDRAGELANEFAQNLHITGPLTGCSWPVNHAYFSVTGDLFICCNDYHQREVFGNIRDSSLHDIMTSPAAVQVRRRVFGVQEAPDDYICRGCHDQKPDFPHRQFRPLHAFPLLNTNTASRACPKAG
- a CDS encoding creatininase family protein; translated protein: MRVHSLTWPEYAERIHDHLVVLPIGAIEAHGPHLPLGTDTILAGHLADQLATRVPALVLPPLAYGFKTDPLRAGGEFPGMTNLRATTMTGVVQDILTASYRHGARCFLILHGHIANTAAVFDAADTFLTQAPDARIMAAAWWDFAPEDTRNEIAAETGVPRTEDHHAALVETSLTMHVAPEDVRAHLLADDDVPRRPSYLILPAPEDTKTKTGVIYRASKATPEIGARLMPAIIDNLTEAVKTELAS
- a CDS encoding AAA family ATPase, whose product is MTSPTLVVVSGPAGTGKTTLAHEIARSLGCPAVCRDEIKEGMVHSTPGFEASTGDPLTKRTLTVFFDVLRTMLEAGVTVVAEAAFQDKLWRPNLEPLAEIADIRVVRCTVDSAVAHERIVRRAEESAQRAAHADQELLKAIRNGERPLESWVPIAMDVPTLLVDTSDGYGPGLGEIVAFAGRPAANCKG
- a CDS encoding SAM-dependent methyltransferase yields the protein MAQSLEIEPIGIVVGGRTEPTDDHWGGPAIIRLNPDFPAEVVKGLEEFSHLVVVWHFHKASPTDVALHARSPRNNLDWPPTGTFVHRNHRRPNQLAQSFPRLVKVEGLDLHVVDLDAIDGTPIYDVAPYFQEMGPRGEVREPNWPAEMLADYWE
- a CDS encoding NUDIX hydrolase — its product is MGRTEYYNDPAAPKANTLIPASNLLVVDSSGAILLQRRRDTGQWALPGGAQDIGETAAQCAVRECLEETGIEAEITGFLGVYTNPRHIVAYTDGEIRQQYENTYIGRPVGGEPTINDEADGVRFIQPADLDRYNIHASMRQQIGDYLAGTYPYIG
- a CDS encoding HAD family hydrolase, whose protein sequence is MCLLWARRGRCSTQSCPYAAVPSWLGVQGPNTVIIGDSLEGVRTGIEGGALIIGVASGKTTVDELTEAGTDVVLESLEDTAQGLCE
- a CDS encoding XRE family transcriptional regulator; protein product: MIDDRPSWARRMESERAARGWSPLDAARAMRAHSTHELSDDRALARSWRRWESGAVAPRDHKALIAAVFGTTTHAFFPVDHRRDGSVEVRDVSGMDTVEIVARLRASDIDEATLDALRITVDRLCTEYAYMPGDQLLVEGRAWLNRVVSMQHQRLTLAQHREVLFLAGMLTLLVGCVEYDGGGDTRSHAEATRQAALSIGHEVGHTGIQGWAHEMRAWFALTNGDMRGVIAAADAGLAAAPSESVAVQLLAQKAKAWARIGDRRQTEVALDAGRTLLESMPYPENVQNHFVVDPNKWDFYSMDCYRKVGDNQIAETLAREVLQAGVDFDGTERSPMRNAEARITLGVVAAREGDLGAALTYGEQALRSDRQSLPSLSMVAGDLAAVLTQRYHSDPQAREFVQYMRALGSR
- a CDS encoding transcriptional regulator, whose protein sequence is MREISHLRQDDMATLTGLSQPFLSMLESGARRLANIDKIVCLLDGLQAPLELTGLILRTQVDSALVG